In Lacrimispora indolis DSM 755, a genomic segment contains:
- the glgD gene encoding glucose-1-phosphate adenylyltransferase subunit GlgD produces MRAIGIVLAGGNSKRMRELSNKRAISAMPIAGNYRSIDFALSNMTNSHIQNVAVLTQYNSRSLHLHLSSSKWWDFGRKQGGLFVFTPTITAESSDWYRGTADALYQNLTFLKNSHEPYVVIAAGDGIYKLDYGKVLEYHIEKKADITVVCTELPGGEDITRFGLVRTNEDGRITDFEEKPMVASSNIVSCGIYVIRRRQLIELIERCAMEDRYDFVSDILIRYRNLKRIYAYKMNTYWRNIASVESYYKTNMDFLKSEVRDYFFRQYPDVYSKIDDLPPAKYNPGAVVKNSLISSGSIVNGVVENSVLFKKAYVGNNCVIKNSIILNDVYIGDNTVIENCIVESRDTIRANTTHIGTPNNIKVVLEKNERYTL; encoded by the coding sequence ATGAGAGCGATAGGAATTGTATTAGCAGGCGGAAACAGTAAGAGAATGCGGGAATTATCCAATAAAAGGGCAATTTCGGCCATGCCCATTGCAGGAAATTACCGCAGCATTGATTTTGCCCTCAGCAATATGACGAATTCTCATATTCAGAACGTAGCGGTTTTGACTCAGTATAATTCCAGATCACTTCATCTGCATTTAAGCTCTTCCAAGTGGTGGGATTTTGGAAGAAAGCAGGGGGGATTATTTGTATTCACTCCAACCATAACTGCAGAAAGCAGTGACTGGTACAGGGGGACCGCAGACGCGCTTTACCAGAACCTCACATTCTTAAAAAACAGCCATGAACCCTATGTGGTCATTGCGGCCGGCGACGGCATCTACAAGCTGGATTATGGCAAGGTTCTGGAATATCATATTGAGAAAAAGGCAGATATTACTGTGGTTTGTACGGAGCTTCCCGGGGGAGAGGATATCACCCGGTTCGGACTGGTGAGGACCAATGAAGACGGAAGGATCACGGATTTTGAAGAAAAGCCCATGGTGGCTTCTTCCAATATCGTATCCTGCGGTATTTACGTCATCCGCAGACGGCAGCTGATCGAGCTCATTGAGCGCTGCGCCATGGAAGACCGTTATGATTTCGTAAGTGATATTTTAATACGGTACCGGAACTTAAAGAGAATTTATGCTTATAAGATGAACACCTACTGGAGGAATATCGCTTCTGTTGAGTCTTATTACAAGACTAACATGGATTTCCTGAAGTCGGAAGTGAGGGATTATTTCTTCCGCCAGTACCCGGATGTTTATTCTAAAATAGATGATTTGCCTCCGGCAAAGTATAACCCTGGTGCCGTGGTAAAGAACAGCCTGATATCCAGCGGCAGCATTGTCAATGGAGTGGTTGAAAATTCAGTTCTGTTTAAGAAGGCATATGTGGGTAATAACTGTGTCATTAAGAATTCAATCATTTTAAATGATGTATACATAGGTGACAATACGGTTATTGAAAATTGTATCGTGGAGAGCCGGGACACCATCCGGGCCAATACCACCCATATAGGTACACCAAACAATATAAAAGTTGTTTTAGAGAAAAACGAAAGATACACATTATAA
- a CDS encoding glucose-1-phosphate adenylyltransferase: protein MIKKEMIAMLLAGGQGSRLGVLTQKVAKPAVSFGGKYRIIDFPLSNCINSGVDTVGVLTQYQPLRLNTHIGIGIPWDLDRNVGGVTILPPYEKSMGSDWYTGTANAIYQNLEYMETYNPDYVLILSGDHIYKMDYEVMLEYHKANNADITIAAMPVPIEEASRFGILITDENNRITEFEEKPENPRSNLASMGIYIFSWKVLREALIKMSEVPGCDFGKHIIPDCFESGDRVFAYEYNGYWKDVGTLSSYWEANMELIDIIPEFNLYEEYWKIYTKSDIIPPQYVSEEAVINRSIIGEGSEICGEVHNSVIGAGVTIKPGAVIRDSIIMRECVIGENVKIQKAIIAENVKIGANSELGFGEFAQSKYDPKVYQSDLVTVGENSTIPENVRIGKNTAIVGETAAEDYADGELAGGDYIIKAGGIR, encoded by the coding sequence GTGATCAAGAAAGAGATGATTGCCATGCTTTTGGCAGGCGGCCAGGGAAGCCGCTTAGGCGTGTTAACGCAAAAAGTGGCCAAACCAGCAGTATCATTTGGCGGCAAGTACCGTATTATTGATTTCCCACTGAGCAACTGTATTAATTCAGGAGTGGATACGGTGGGAGTTCTTACCCAATATCAGCCATTGCGTTTGAACACCCATATCGGGATCGGGATCCCATGGGATCTAGACCGGAACGTTGGCGGCGTTACGATCCTCCCTCCCTATGAGAAGAGCATGGGCAGTGACTGGTACACTGGAACGGCCAATGCCATCTATCAGAACCTCGAGTATATGGAGACTTACAATCCGGACTATGTCCTCATATTGTCAGGCGACCACATATATAAGATGGATTACGAGGTCATGCTGGAGTATCATAAGGCGAATAATGCTGATATCACCATTGCTGCTATGCCGGTGCCGATTGAGGAGGCCAGCCGTTTTGGAATCCTGATAACTGATGAGAATAACCGGATTACAGAATTTGAGGAGAAACCGGAAAATCCAAGAAGCAACCTGGCATCCATGGGTATCTACATATTCAGTTGGAAAGTGTTAAGAGAGGCACTGATCAAGATGTCTGAAGTTCCCGGCTGTGATTTCGGCAAGCACATCATTCCCGACTGCTTCGAATCAGGAGACCGGGTATTTGCCTACGAGTACAATGGCTACTGGAAGGATGTGGGAACCTTAAGCTCTTACTGGGAAGCCAACATGGAATTGATTGATATCATTCCGGAATTTAATCTTTACGAAGAATACTGGAAGATCTACACCAAGAGCGACATCATACCGCCTCAGTACGTGTCAGAAGAGGCTGTCATAAACAGAAGTATCATTGGAGAAGGGTCGGAAATCTGCGGGGAAGTCCATAATTCCGTCATAGGTGCCGGCGTTACCATTAAACCGGGAGCCGTGATCAGGGATTCCATTATTATGAGGGAGTGCGTGATAGGAGAAAACGTTAAGATCCAGAAGGCCATTATCGCTGAAAATGTGAAAATAGGTGCAAACTCTGAGCTTGGTTTTGGGGAATTTGCTCAAAGCAAATACGATCCCAAGGTCTACCAGTCCGATCTGGTAACAGTCGGTGAGAACTCGACCATACCGGAAAATGTGAGGATTGGTAAGAATACGGCAATTGTCGGTGAGACAGCAGCAGAAGATTATGCTGACGGAGAGCTGGCTGGCGGAGACTACATCATAAAGGCAGGTGGCATACGATGA
- the asnS gene encoding asparagine--tRNA ligase → MDLITVRQIYKDKESLLNTQVTVGGWVRSLRDSKAFGFIVLNDGTYFETLQIVYHDTMENFSEISRLNVGAAIIVTGTLVATPEAKQPFEIQADSITVEGASTPDYPLQKKRHSFEYLRTISHLRPRTNTFQAVFRVRSLIAYAIHQFFQERDFVYVHTPIITGSDCEGAGEMFQVTTMDLTNIPKTAEGAVDFSQDFFEKPTNLTVSGQLNGETYAMAFRNIYTFGPTFRAENSNTTRHAAEFWMIEPEMAFADLEDDMELAESMLKYVIRFVLEHAPEEMNFFNQFVDKELLNRLNHVLNSEFAHVTYTEAVELLEKHNDEFDYKVFWGCDLQTEHERYLTEQHYKKPVFVTDYPKEIKAFYMKLNPDNKTVAAVDCLVPGIGEIIGGSQREDNYDKLVARMDELGFKKEDYEFYLDLRKFGSTRHAGFGLGFERCVMYLTGMSNIRDVIPFPRTVGNCEL, encoded by the coding sequence ATGGATTTAATCACTGTGAGGCAAATATATAAAGACAAAGAATCACTTCTTAATACCCAGGTTACGGTTGGAGGCTGGGTGAGAAGTTTAAGAGATTCCAAGGCATTTGGATTCATTGTTTTAAATGACGGAACTTATTTTGAAACACTTCAGATCGTCTATCATGACACCATGGAAAATTTCTCTGAGATATCCAGATTAAATGTAGGAGCCGCCATCATCGTCACCGGTACTCTGGTCGCCACTCCGGAAGCAAAACAGCCCTTTGAGATCCAGGCGGACAGCATTACCGTTGAAGGAGCTTCTACACCGGATTATCCCCTTCAGAAAAAACGCCATTCCTTTGAATATTTAAGAACCATTTCCCATCTGCGTCCCAGAACCAACACCTTCCAGGCTGTTTTCCGTGTTCGTTCTCTGATCGCTTATGCTATCCACCAGTTCTTCCAGGAAAGAGATTTTGTCTATGTGCATACTCCTATCATCACTGGAAGCGACTGCGAGGGAGCCGGGGAGATGTTCCAGGTTACCACCATGGATCTGACAAACATTCCAAAGACAGCAGAGGGCGCTGTGGATTTCAGCCAGGACTTCTTTGAAAAGCCTACCAACTTAACCGTAAGCGGCCAGCTCAACGGAGAGACCTATGCCATGGCATTCCGCAACATTTATACCTTTGGCCCAACCTTCCGCGCTGAAAATTCCAATACCACACGCCATGCGGCGGAGTTCTGGATGATCGAGCCTGAGATGGCCTTTGCTGATTTGGAAGACGATATGGAACTGGCAGAATCCATGCTCAAATATGTGATCCGCTTTGTTCTGGAGCATGCTCCGGAAGAGATGAACTTCTTTAACCAGTTTGTGGACAAGGAACTTCTTAACCGTTTAAATCATGTTTTGAACTCTGAATTCGCCCATGTGACCTACACCGAGGCCGTTGAGCTTTTGGAGAAGCACAATGACGAATTTGATTATAAAGTGTTCTGGGGCTGTGACTTACAAACCGAGCACGAACGCTATTTAACAGAGCAGCACTATAAAAAACCTGTATTCGTAACGGATTATCCAAAGGAGATCAAGGCATTTTACATGAAGCTGAATCCGGATAACAAGACCGTGGCTGCCGTGGACTGTCTGGTTCCCGGAATCGGGGAAATCATCGGCGGAAGCCAGAGGGAAGACAACTACGACAAGCTGGTGGCACGTATGGATGAGCTTGGCTTTAAGAAAGAGGATTACGAATTCTACCTTGACTTAAGAAAATTTGGTTCCACACGCCATGCAGGCTTTGGCCTTGGCTTTGAGCGCTGCGTGATGTATTTAACCGGAATGTCCAATATCCGTGACGTGATTCCATTCCCAAGAACCGTAGGCAACTGCGAACTTTAA
- a CDS encoding metallophosphoesterase family protein, which yields MKFIHIADVHWGMSPDSDKPWSKERYQDIKDTFAKTVSQAKALEANCLFISGDLFHRQPLARDLKEVNYLFSTIPEVHVVIIAGNHDRIRSNSALLSFTWAPNVSYLMGEELESVYFKDINTEVYGFSYHTSEIPENRLDHLKVPNNGRIHVLLGHGGDANHIPFDKGAMSNLDFSYVAMGHIHRPEILLENRMAFAGSLEPLDKTESGQHGMMVGEINEVTRMVTSLKFIPMAKLQYISLAVNVTTATTNTELAMKITQEIQNRGPENIFRFRIRGMRDPDISFDLEMLSTRFKIMEIIDESEPQYDFSALFAEHPSDMIGFFIQALQKPEMSPVEKKALHYGINALLRTTDERS from the coding sequence ATGAAATTCATACATATTGCAGATGTCCACTGGGGCATGAGCCCGGACAGCGACAAGCCGTGGAGCAAGGAACGGTATCAGGACATTAAGGATACCTTTGCAAAGACGGTCAGCCAGGCAAAAGCGTTGGAAGCTAATTGTCTCTTTATTTCCGGCGACTTATTTCATCGGCAGCCCCTGGCCAGAGATTTAAAAGAAGTAAACTATCTTTTTTCCACCATACCGGAGGTCCATGTGGTCATCATTGCCGGCAATCACGACCGCATCAGGAGCAACTCCGCCCTGTTAAGCTTTACCTGGGCTCCCAATGTGTCTTATCTCATGGGAGAGGAGTTAGAAAGTGTTTACTTTAAGGATATCAATACAGAGGTTTACGGCTTCAGCTACCATACATCAGAGATTCCGGAAAACCGCCTTGACCATTTAAAGGTGCCTAACAACGGGCGCATCCATGTTCTTTTAGGCCATGGCGGCGACGCCAACCACATCCCCTTTGACAAGGGCGCCATGTCCAATCTGGACTTTTCCTACGTCGCCATGGGGCATATCCACCGGCCGGAGATCCTTTTGGAAAACCGCATGGCATTTGCCGGTTCCTTAGAGCCTCTGGACAAGACAGAATCAGGGCAGCACGGCATGATGGTTGGGGAGATCAACGAAGTGACCCGCATGGTAACTTCCTTAAAGTTCATTCCAATGGCAAAGCTTCAGTACATCTCCCTGGCCGTCAATGTAACAACTGCCACTACCAATACGGAACTTGCCATGAAAATCACCCAGGAAATCCAGAACCGGGGACCGGAAAACATATTCCGTTTTCGGATCCGCGGCATGAGGGATCCTGACATTTCCTTTGACTTGGAGATGTTGTCCACCCGGTTTAAAATCATGGAAATCATTGACGAGTCAGAACCTCAGTATGACTTTTCCGCATTGTTCGCCGAACATCCCAGCGACATGATCGGCTTCTTTATTCAGGCCCTTCAAAAACCGGAGATGAGCCCTGTGGAAAAAAAGGCCCTTCATTACGGCATCAACGCATTGCTTCGCACAACGGACGAAAGGAGCTGA
- a CDS encoding ATP-binding protein yields MKIIDIYINGFGKFHGRNLTFRDGLNIVYGKNEAGKSTIHTFIRGMLFGIERQRGRASRNDLYTKYEPWENSGTYEGQIRLEHKDHIYRIERTFQKNKKEFKIVDETAGREVEPTKAFLDDLLCGLSEAAYINTVSIGQLKSATDEGMVSELKNYIANLNTTGNLALNITKSAAFLKSQRKELESQMVPEAARTYTSLLSEIRNTEKEISSPEYENQIQEYHKLRSQLKNSMEEHQKEKEELLQKAARGRQVLTSNHFSDQASINACQAKAQESYDEYMDARAACNRKPRKICSILSLVIATLLLCGTGVLYYLGEANYFTAYYGLDLLLLLGIFIGTATIFYLIGLILFLRLRHSQKDMEMSAKILQEILSRHLGNTEISPEAIRAFQTRMAEFTRLCSAVSKSEAVIAQKASELEELSKKQENCGESIEKQQKSQWELEKKLEHLSNCKTQAEGLKHILTENDRIREEISAIDLALETMTSLSSSIRDSFGLYLNKTASDLIAGITGGIYTSMSVDENLNVFLNTKTKLVPLEQVSSGTMDQVYLALRLAAATLIQEGTERMPFIFDDSFVLYDDDRLRTALRWLVNTYSDQVIIFTCHQREAQMLTANLIPYHLVEI; encoded by the coding sequence ATGAAAATAATTGATATCTATATCAATGGCTTTGGGAAATTCCATGGCAGAAACCTTACCTTCCGGGATGGGCTGAACATTGTATATGGCAAAAATGAGGCCGGAAAATCCACCATCCATACGTTCATCAGGGGAATGCTTTTCGGCATTGAGCGCCAGAGAGGCCGCGCATCCCGGAATGACCTTTACACAAAGTATGAGCCCTGGGAAAACAGCGGCACCTATGAAGGGCAGATACGGTTAGAGCATAAGGATCACATTTACCGGATCGAACGGACCTTTCAGAAAAATAAAAAAGAATTTAAGATTGTGGATGAAACCGCCGGACGGGAAGTAGAGCCTACAAAGGCATTTTTAGACGACTTATTGTGCGGCTTAAGCGAGGCAGCCTACATTAACACCGTCAGCATCGGCCAGTTAAAAAGCGCTACCGATGAGGGCATGGTTTCTGAACTTAAAAATTACATTGCAAACTTAAACACAACAGGAAACCTGGCCCTTAACATTACCAAGTCCGCCGCCTTTTTAAAATCCCAGAGAAAGGAGCTGGAATCCCAGATGGTTCCGGAAGCGGCCCGCACTTACACCTCTTTGTTAAGTGAGATCCGCAACACGGAAAAAGAAATCTCATCTCCGGAATATGAAAATCAGATTCAGGAATATCATAAGCTCCGGTCCCAGCTGAAGAATTCCATGGAGGAGCATCAGAAAGAAAAGGAAGAGCTTCTTCAAAAAGCTGCCAGGGGCAGGCAGGTATTGACCAGCAACCATTTTTCCGACCAGGCTTCCATTAACGCCTGCCAGGCAAAGGCTCAGGAAAGCTATGATGAATACATGGATGCCAGGGCAGCCTGTAACAGAAAACCGAGAAAAATCTGTTCAATCCTTTCCCTGGTCATTGCGACCCTGCTTTTATGCGGCACAGGTGTCCTTTACTATCTGGGAGAAGCAAATTATTTTACCGCCTACTATGGGCTTGACCTCCTCCTTTTGCTTGGTATTTTTATCGGCACTGCCACGATCTTTTATCTGATCGGCTTAATCCTGTTTTTGCGGCTGAGACACAGCCAAAAGGACATGGAAATGAGCGCCAAGATCCTGCAGGAGATCCTTTCCAGGCATTTGGGAAATACAGAGATCAGTCCTGAAGCGATCCGGGCGTTTCAGACGAGGATGGCGGAATTTACCCGCTTATGCTCCGCCGTTTCCAAATCCGAAGCAGTCATCGCACAAAAGGCTTCAGAGCTTGAGGAACTTTCAAAAAAGCAGGAAAACTGCGGGGAGTCCATTGAAAAGCAGCAGAAAAGCCAGTGGGAGCTGGAAAAAAAGCTGGAGCATCTGTCAAACTGCAAGACCCAGGCAGAAGGGTTAAAGCACATCCTGACAGAGAACGACCGGATCAGGGAAGAAATTTCCGCCATTGACCTGGCCCTGGAAACCATGACCAGCCTCTCCTCCTCCATCCGGGATTCCTTTGGTTTATATTTAAACAAAACAGCCTCAGACTTAATCGCAGGTATCACAGGGGGAATCTATACCAGCATGAGCGTGGATGAGAACCTGAATGTCTTTTTGAATACAAAGACAAAGCTGGTTCCCTTAGAACAGGTCAGCAGCGGTACCATGGACCAGGTATATTTAGCGCTCCGTCTGGCAGCCGCCACTTTGATCCAGGAGGGGACAGAGCGGATGCCCTTTATATTTGACGACAGCTTTGTGCTGTATGATGATGACAGGCTCCGTACAGCCCTAAGGTGGCTGGTAAACACTTATTCCGACCAGGTCATCATCTTCACCTGCCATCAGAGGGAGGCCCAGATGCTGACAGCGAACCTGATTCCTTATCATCTGGTAGAAATTTAG
- a CDS encoding transposase codes for MHYLFRLSSNDYKKERNEMKSSDKAVTLLHTSQHLTKIRQKHPERYQHMKEKANTNTRISKSFLPMGKELALMTNLSKHYSDKQLQDLYYKRWEIEKKYHILKNKMKFESVTGKATVYVYQDFRAQLLVYNMIQDVRNAANANLRKKHAWKIYKYFMQTNENIAIGLFKEEMIKILLETDPLKREERLIELQGEIEKHVLPVRDLKSAERKKNISNKYKNNQKNSF; via the coding sequence ATCCATTATTTATTCCGTCTTTCATCAAATGATTATAAAAAAGAACGTAATGAAATGAAATCGTCTGACAAGGCAGTAACATTACTCCATACATCACAACACCTTACAAAAATCCGGCAAAAACATCCAGAGAGATATCAGCATATGAAAGAAAAAGCTAACACAAACACCCGGATATCAAAGAGCTTTCTTCCTATGGGCAAGGAATTGGCATTAATGACGAATCTTTCTAAACATTACAGCGATAAGCAACTGCAGGATTTGTATTATAAAAGATGGGAAATAGAGAAAAAATATCATATTTTAAAAAATAAAATGAAATTTGAGAGTGTAACAGGAAAAGCTACAGTGTATGTGTATCAAGATTTTCGTGCACAATTACTGGTTTATAATATGATACAAGATGTCAGGAATGCCGCCAATGCCAATTTAAGAAAAAAGCATGCGTGGAAAATATATAAGTATTTCATGCAAACCAATGAAAATATAGCAATAGGTTTGTTTAAAGAAGAAATGATCAAAATTCTTCTGGAAACTGATCCCTTAAAAAGAGAAGAGCGACTCATAGAATTACAGGGCGAAATAGAAAAACATGTTTTACCTGTAAGAGACTTAAAAAGCGCTGAACGGAAGAAAAATATATCAAACAAATATAAAAATAATCAGAAGAATAGTTTTTAA
- a CDS encoding nitroreductase, giving the protein MNVTDALFARHGCRSFKPDPVDQNTIKTILEAATRAASGGNSQPWEVFVAGGDALERVKRLFLSNTQNRPQADLDMSKMPIVHHARMQELLADMSAAAGESVKEIGELMGNFFNAPAVIYLCMDKNLAGLSFFDLGALSQGIMLKALEHGLSTMPAGCLVQYPEILHAELGIPDELSVVAGIAIGYEDSLHPINKFRSRLLSFRKHRIAAGLR; this is encoded by the coding sequence ATGAATGTAACTGACGCTTTATTTGCCCGTCACGGCTGCAGGTCCTTTAAGCCTGATCCGGTTGACCAGAACACCATTAAAACCATTTTGGAGGCGGCGACACGCGCCGCATCCGGAGGTAACTCCCAGCCATGGGAAGTTTTCGTCGCCGGAGGCGATGCGCTGGAGAGGGTCAAGCGGTTATTTCTGAGCAATACTCAAAACAGGCCACAAGCCGATCTTGATATGTCAAAAATGCCAATTGTCCACCATGCCCGTATGCAGGAGCTGCTTGCGGATATGAGCGCCGCTGCCGGAGAGTCTGTAAAAGAGATAGGGGAACTGATGGGGAATTTTTTTAACGCTCCCGCAGTTATCTATTTATGTATGGACAAGAATCTGGCGGGATTATCGTTCTTCGACCTGGGTGCGCTCTCTCAGGGCATCATGCTGAAGGCATTGGAACACGGTCTTTCGACGATGCCGGCGGGGTGTCTTGTACAGTATCCCGAGATTCTTCATGCGGAGCTGGGCATTCCCGACGAACTGTCGGTAGTAGCTGGGATCGCAATCGGATATGAGGACAGCCTTCATCCGATTAATAAATTCCGCAGCAGACTCTTATCTTTTAGAAAACATAGGATAGCTGCTGGTTTACGTTGA
- a CDS encoding ArsR/SmtB family transcription factor — protein MAKIIDLDIGNKDEVCKVAKALSSPMRLDILTMLNCRGMIISEIAKQLNIPPSSAALHVKVLEEAGLIMLEEQPGTRGATKLCNRKKDIVHIELVGRPKGISEVVSVEMPVGCFSECQVMPTCGLANVAGIIGYEDITSYFYHPNRVSAGILWSSGGFVKYLFPNLIPKTRQPKTLMVSTELCSEAPGYNENWISDITLKINGCDCGFYRSGGDYGGRRGRLTPETKTIGSTQYGKMVNWRIGANGVFIDEKKVSSVTIDELHIMEHESVEVWIGNQEGIKFSGGFNIFGRGFGDFDQDILMISEYI, from the coding sequence ATGGCGAAGATCATTGATTTGGATATCGGAAATAAGGACGAGGTATGCAAGGTGGCGAAGGCATTGTCGTCGCCCATGAGGCTGGATATTCTGACCATGTTAAACTGCCGGGGTATGATTATTAGTGAGATTGCAAAGCAGCTGAATATTCCCCCCTCCAGCGCCGCGCTTCATGTGAAGGTGCTGGAGGAGGCCGGGCTGATTATGCTGGAAGAGCAGCCTGGGACGAGAGGGGCCACCAAGCTGTGCAACCGGAAGAAGGACATTGTGCATATAGAGCTGGTGGGAAGGCCCAAGGGGATCAGCGAGGTGGTATCGGTGGAAATGCCGGTGGGCTGCTTCAGCGAATGTCAGGTGATGCCGACCTGCGGGCTGGCAAATGTCGCCGGGATCATCGGATATGAGGATATCACCAGCTATTTCTACCATCCGAACCGTGTCAGCGCCGGGATCCTGTGGAGCTCCGGCGGCTTCGTCAAGTACCTGTTTCCCAACCTGATCCCCAAGACGCGGCAGCCAAAGACCCTCATGGTGTCGACGGAGCTCTGCTCCGAGGCACCCGGATATAATGAAAACTGGATTTCCGATATTACGCTGAAAATAAACGGCTGCGACTGCGGCTTCTACAGGAGCGGCGGGGATTACGGCGGCCGGAGAGGCCGTCTGACCCCGGAGACGAAAACGATCGGCAGCACACAGTACGGCAAGATGGTAAACTGGAGAATCGGTGCAAATGGCGTATTTATCGATGAGAAGAAGGTGAGCAGCGTGACCATCGACGAACTGCATATTATGGAACACGAGTCCGTGGAGGTCTGGATCGGCAATCAGGAGGGGATTAAGTTTTCCGGGGGATTTAATATCTTTGGGCGTGGATTCGGAGATTTTGACCAGGATATTTTGATGATATCGGAGTATATATAG
- a CDS encoding enolase C-terminal domain-like protein — protein sequence MEQDRYNSELDNHVITDVKFKQFRARYPRLHGKNARLGIHGFGGTVKLAQIFTDKGASGWGAYEGEHGSGGLVTGRRVSEVFRADYGILDPACKTFDIALHDLAGNILGIPVYQMIRGDAEGRANVYDGAIYMNDLIPDEKPAGVEAILGDCQYDYDLGYRTFKIKIGRSYQWMEHEEGLKRDIEVVRRIHEKFPTVRLMVDANDGYTYDDCIRFLEGIGDCPLVWFEEPFREEKELCSRLKTYFKYNRPMTWLADGESYTDIDLLYRLSEEGCLDVWQPDILSYGFTAWRNLMKDISAKGYLVSPHSWGLVVKTCYCSHLAAAYPHHIPCVEAVLGESEGVDYSGYRMTEGVLTLPKESGFGIRLLWAEECE from the coding sequence ATGGAACAGGACAGATATAACAGCGAGTTAGACAACCATGTGATTACAGACGTAAAATTCAAACAATTTCGGGCGAGATATCCGCGGCTGCACGGCAAGAACGCCAGGCTTGGGATTCACGGCTTTGGCGGGACGGTTAAGCTGGCTCAGATCTTTACCGACAAAGGGGCGAGCGGCTGGGGTGCATACGAGGGGGAACACGGTTCCGGAGGATTGGTGACCGGAAGACGGGTGAGCGAAGTCTTCCGCGCCGATTACGGGATTCTGGATCCTGCCTGCAAGACCTTCGATATCGCACTCCACGATCTGGCGGGCAATATTTTGGGAATCCCGGTGTACCAGATGATTCGCGGGGACGCGGAAGGCCGGGCCAATGTCTATGACGGCGCAATCTATATGAATGATCTGATTCCCGACGAGAAGCCGGCCGGTGTGGAAGCGATCCTGGGAGACTGTCAGTATGACTACGATCTGGGATATCGAACATTTAAGATCAAAATAGGGAGGTCGTACCAGTGGATGGAACATGAGGAGGGACTGAAGCGGGATATCGAGGTAGTGCGGAGAATCCATGAGAAATTCCCCACGGTTCGTCTGATGGTGGACGCCAACGACGGCTATACATACGACGACTGTATCCGGTTCCTGGAAGGGATCGGGGATTGCCCCCTGGTGTGGTTTGAGGAACCGTTCCGGGAGGAAAAGGAGCTGTGCAGTCGCTTAAAGACGTATTTTAAATACAACCGTCCGATGACATGGCTGGCTGACGGAGAGTCATACACCGATATCGATTTGCTGTATCGGCTGTCCGAGGAGGGGTGCCTGGATGTATGGCAGCCGGACATTCTCAGCTATGGGTTTACCGCCTGGAGAAATCTGATGAAGGATATTTCGGCGAAAGGGTATCTGGTCTCTCCCCATTCCTGGGGACTGGTGGTGAAAACGTGCTATTGTTCGCACTTGGCCGCCGCTTACCCCCACCATATCCCGTGTGTGGAGGCGGTGCTTGGGGAGTCCGAAGGGGTGGATTATTCCGGTTACCGTATGACGGAGGGAGTGCTCACGCTGCCCAAGGAATCCGGGTTTGGCATCCGGCTGCTGTGGGCGGAAGAGTGTGAATGA